DNA from Luteolibacter flavescens:
ACTCCGGCGAAGCCGCGAGGACAGCATCCACGAAGCGCGAGATGCGCCCGATATCGCCGTCACTCTTCACATCACGCTGCAGGTTTTCCAAGCTCACCAGGAGCTGGCCATCTCCGACTTTTATCGAATGTCGCATGGACTCCGGGTCGATGGTGAAAGCGACACCCCTGCTCCTCAGTTCGTCTTCAAACCTCTCCCTGACGTCCATGATGATAGAGAATGACCTTTTGCCCGGGTTCGCAAAACAAAGCTACCGCACCGCCACGAAGTCCCCGCGGAAGTGCAGGCAGATCCGGCCGGCTTCCTCCATCTCCACCTCCAGGCTGATCCTTGCCTTGCCCGCCTTGGCAAAGGTCGCGCGGAAGTCCGCGAGCTTGCGCTCGTCTGGTCGCCGGCAGATCGCGCGCAGCGTGCCGGTCACGGGGTGGCGGTAGTCCAGCTCGCTGCGGCGGATCACCACGTGCGCGTCGCGGTCATCGAGCGAATGCCAGAGGCACGCGTAGCCAGTGAGGGTCGCGAGCGCGGCGAGGCTGCCGCCGAATGCCGTGCCGAGGTGGTTGTGATTCGGCTCCAGCGGCGCGGTGAGGATGAAGGTCTCGGCGTCCGACGACTCCACCCGCACTCCCATCGCGCGGGCGAGCGGGATCTTCTCGTGCAAGAAGGCCTCGATCTCGGCGGGGCTCATGCGTCGAGTTCGTGGATGCGCTCCACGTGCCGGCCACCCTCGAAGTGCGTGGCGAGGAAAGTATCAACGATGGCAAGGGCGGTGCGCAGGTCGATCACACGCTCGCCGAGCGAGAGGACATTCGCGTCGTTGTGCTGGCGGGCCAGCTTCGCGGTCTCGACATTCCAGCACAGCGCGCAGCGGACGCCCTTGATGCGGTTCGCGGCCATCGCCTCACCATTGCCGGAGCCGCCGAGCACGATGCCGCAGCTATACTTCCCCTCGGCCACGCCCAGCGCGACCTCGCGGATGAAGGGCACGTAGGAAACAGGGGCCTCGGAGTCGGTGCCGACATCGATGACGGTGATGTCCCGGGCTCGGAGCTGGGCGATGATTTCCCGCTTGTACGAGAAACCGGCGTGGTCGGATCCAATGGCGATTTTCATGTGTGTGGACAGCAGTGCACGGGCACGCCCTACCCTCACGGGCGGCGACTCCCGACTCCTCAACTTGCACGCCACCGCCCGGCTTGCCAAGCCGCCATCCCACCATCCGTACATAGGCCGCACCGGCACCCCCGTCAGATTACATGTCCCCCCCGGGCCAGAGGTGATGAGACGGGTGATGCCAGTGCTGATGAAATCATGCACCTTCACACGGCCCGCGTCCATCCGACCGCGGCCCGATTTCCTCCGCCGAACACCCGGACAATCCTGTAAGGCACCACCCCTACGCCACCCTCACTCGTTCGGATGATCGCGCCGCCATGCAATGGCCTGGCGCAGGAGCTCGGAGGCGTCCTTCAGCTCCAGCTTCTCCTTGATGCGGGTGCGGTAGGTCTCGACCGTCTTCACGTCGAGGCCCAGTTGCTCCGCGATCTGGCGCGTGCCGAAGCCCTCGCCGACGAGGCCGAAGACCTGCAACTCCCGGTCCGAGAGGACATCCAGCGAACGCACCGCGCCCTTCGTCTTCCCCAGCATGCGGGACAGGATCTCGGCGGAAAGCTCCTCGCTCAGGAAAACCTTTCCCGCCATGACCTGGCGGATCGCATCGAGGATCTTGCGGGTGGCTTCCTGCTTCGTGATGTAGCCGTGTGCCCCGGCGCGGATCACGCGCTCGGCGTAGAGATTCTCATCCTGCATCGACAGCACCAGGATCAGCAGATCCGGGTACATCACGCGCAGGTCCTTGATGAGGTCGAGGCCGTTCGAGCGCTTCAGCGTGAGATCCACGATGGCCAGCTTCGGATTCACCCGGCCCACCAGCTCCAGCGCACCGGCACGGTCCTCTGCCTCGCCGCAGACGGAGAGGTCGGGCTCGCGATTGATGACTTCCGCGAGGCGCTCGCGGACCATCGGATGATCGTCCACCAGGACGATCGTGGCATGGGCATTCGCTGTGGAGGTCATCGGACGATCGGGGCTGAGGGAGATGAAACACAACGCACGCGGGTGCCGCCATCTTTTCCCGCGGAGATGTCGATTTCCGCGCCGATCGCCCGCGCGCGGTAGTCCATGATGTGCAGGCCCATGCCGCCGCCGCGGGTATCGCGGGTGATGCCCGCGCCATCGTCCTCCACCACCAGCTCGAAGTCGCCGTCACGGGTGAAGAAGCGGATCGCGATCATCGAGGCGGACGCGTGCTTGATCGCATTGTTCAGCGCCTCCTGGGCGATGCGGTAGAGATGGATCGCGGCCGCCTTGTCGAGGCCGGACGGATTTCCCGAGACCTCCGCGATGCAGCGGACACCGGTGTGGCGCGAGGTGCTGCGGGCCAGGTCGCGCAGCGCGGTCTCCAGGCCCTCCTCCTCCAGCGGCACCGGGTGGAGGCCCTTCGCGATGTCACGCGCCTGGCCGATGGACTCGTCGATGGACTTCGCGATGCGCTCGGCATCCGCAGCTTCCGGCGCGGACTTTTCCTCCAGCGTGCGCTGGAGCAGACCGGCGGAGAAGGCGGTGGCCACGAGTTGCTGGCACAGCCCATCGTGCAGGTCCTGGCCGATGCGTGCCTGCTCCGACTCGCGGGCGTCGAGAATGCGGCGCTCCAGCTTCAGGCGGGTGCGCACCTCGTCCTCCAGCCGCGCGGTGCGATCATGCACGCGGGCTTCCAGCGTTTCATTCAGCCTGCGCAGCGAGGTGACCAGCCACACGGCCACCAGCAGGACGCCGAGGCGCAGGGTGGAATTCCAGTAGGGCAGGTACTTCGGGATCAGAGGCCCGGACGTCACCAGGTCGGCATACAGCGAGACGGCCGTGGCGAAGATGGAGAAGAGGATGCTCGTCCGCGTCCGCGCGTGCCGCGTGACGAGCAGCACCGGCAGCAGGTAGAAGAAGGCACTGCTGAGCTGCGGCTCGATGTGCGTGTCCACGGAGCCGATGAGCAGGACCATGAGGGTCCCGATCACCACCACCTGCCAGGGCCTTGAGGGGAGAGTCACTGACCTCCCTTATCCGATGCGGCTTCCGCAGACCACCATTTCGAGAGGCAGGCCCCGGCGATGCCCGGGATGGCCAGGCCGGACTCGGAATAGTGCGAGCTGTCATTGAAGAGCATCAGCCGCGCCCGC
Protein-coding regions in this window:
- a CDS encoding thioesterase domain-containing protein, which encodes MSPAEIEAFLHEKIPLARAMGVRVESSDAETFILTAPLEPNHNHLGTAFGGSLAALATLTGYACLWHSLDDRDAHVVIRRSELDYRHPVTGTLRAICRRPDERKLADFRATFAKAGKARISLEVEMEEAGRICLHFRGDFVAVR
- the rpiB gene encoding ribose 5-phosphate isomerase B, encoding MKIAIGSDHAGFSYKREIIAQLRARDITVIDVGTDSEAPVSYVPFIREVALGVAEGKYSCGIVLGGSGNGEAMAANRIKGVRCALCWNVETAKLARQHNDANVLSLGERVIDLRTALAIVDTFLATHFEGGRHVERIHELDA
- a CDS encoding response regulator, producing the protein MTSTANAHATIVLVDDHPMVRERLAEVINREPDLSVCGEAEDRAGALELVGRVNPKLAIVDLTLKRSNGLDLIKDLRVMYPDLLILVLSMQDENLYAERVIRAGAHGYITKQEATRKILDAIRQVMAGKVFLSEELSAEILSRMLGKTKGAVRSLDVLSDRELQVFGLVGEGFGTRQIAEQLGLDVKTVETYRTRIKEKLELKDASELLRQAIAWRRDHPNE
- a CDS encoding sensor histidine kinase, producing MVLLIGSVDTHIEPQLSSAFFYLLPVLLVTRHARTRTSILFSIFATAVSLYADLVTSGPLIPKYLPYWNSTLRLGVLLVAVWLVTSLRRLNETLEARVHDRTARLEDEVRTRLKLERRILDARESEQARIGQDLHDGLCQQLVATAFSAGLLQRTLEEKSAPEAADAERIAKSIDESIGQARDIAKGLHPVPLEEEGLETALRDLARSTSRHTGVRCIAEVSGNPSGLDKAAAIHLYRIAQEALNNAIKHASASMIAIRFFTRDGDFELVVEDDGAGITRDTRGGGMGLHIMDYRARAIGAEIDISAGKDGGTRVRCVSSPSAPIVR